One Thermodesulfobacteriota bacterium genomic window carries:
- a CDS encoding DUF4258 domain-containing protein, with protein sequence MSRIGQMRLLVRNGLYYLTEHAVEEAMAENFDIYDIEYGILKGKVRRTWPREDKYEILGSALDGRTIGVVCRITQTGKVRVITVYEDRPKG encoded by the coding sequence TTGAGCAGAATCGGGCAGATGCGCTTGCTTGTTCGCAATGGTCTTTATTACCTGACCGAACATGCCGTTGAGGAAGCGATGGCTGAAAACTTTGACATCTACGATATAGAATATGGTATCTTAAAAGGCAAGGTTCGTAGAACTTGGCCGCGAGAAGATAAGTATGAGATACTTGGCTCTGCACTGGATGGAAGAACCATCGGCGTTGTGTGTCGTATAACTCAAACTGGAAAGGTTCGTGTCATAACTGTTTATGAGGACCGACCCAAAGGATAG
- a CDS encoding YgiT-type zinc finger protein has product MKFWEGERCEYCDGTIVEKKVNLSRKVKGKYVLIENVPAGVCTTCGTRYFAANVLKTIEETIRGRRKAEREILVPVYSL; this is encoded by the coding sequence ATGAAATTTTGGGAAGGCGAACGCTGTGAATACTGTGATGGGACAATCGTCGAGAAAAAGGTAAACCTGTCTAGGAAAGTAAAAGGAAAGTATGTGCTAATTGAAAATGTACCCGCTGGTGTCTGTACAACCTGCGGTACACGCTACTTCGCAGCAAACGTACTCAAAACAATCGAAGAGACCATTAGAGGACGGAGAAAGGCAGAGCGAGAAATCCTCGTGCCGGTGTATTCGCTTTAA
- a CDS encoding four helix bundle protein, with translation MNRPKSFKDLDIYLLSKELSIKVHALTVDKLPGFEMYEEGSQIRRSSKSIVSNIVEGFGRRKYKNEFVQFLTYSIASCDETKVHLEILRETGSLKKELFENLFDRYEELGAKLFNFREAVIRGHRTS, from the coding sequence GTGAATAGGCCAAAATCATTCAAAGACCTTGACATATATTTACTTTCAAAAGAGCTATCAATTAAGGTGCATGCATTGACAGTTGATAAGTTACCAGGCTTCGAAATGTATGAAGAGGGTAGTCAAATTAGGCGTTCCTCAAAATCTATTGTTTCTAACATTGTCGAGGGATTTGGTAGAAGAAAATATAAAAATGAATTTGTACAGTTTTTAACATATTCCATTGCTTCATGTGACGAAACCAAAGTACATCTGGAGATACTTCGCGAAACAGGTTCCCTAAAAAAAGAGCTGTTTGAAAATCTCTTTGATAGGTACGAAGAATTGGGAGCAAAACTATTTAATTTTAGAGAAGCAGTTATAAGAGGTCATCGAACGTCTTGA
- a CDS encoding inorganic diphosphatase: MARTPSHTMKKDIIVTVMIEIPKGSRNKYEYDVENKMIKLDRMLFSAVHYPSDYGFIVNSLGRDGDPLDALVLVWEPTFPGCIIEAKPVGLFRMWDEKGPDEKILCVPVSDPNWNYIKKLSDIPPHLLKEIEHFFRIYKELEEKKTGIEGWEDRESAIKTIKEAQERYIKEGKRFAL; this comes from the coding sequence ATGGCCAGGACTCCATCGCACACAATGAAGAAAGATATAATAGTAACGGTGATGATTGAAATACCGAAGGGGAGTAGGAATAAGTATGAGTATGACGTAGAAAATAAGATGATCAAATTGGACAGGATGCTGTTTTCAGCCGTCCATTATCCCAGCGACTATGGTTTTATAGTGAATTCCTTGGGTAGGGATGGAGATCCACTCGACGCATTGGTACTGGTATGGGAGCCCACTTTTCCTGGTTGCATAATAGAGGCAAAACCTGTTGGACTATTCAGGATGTGGGATGAGAAGGGACCAGATGAAAAAATCCTTTGTGTACCAGTTTCAGATCCGAATTGGAACTACATCAAAAAGCTTTCGGACATTCCTCCGCATCTTTTGAAGGAGATTGAGCATTTTTTCAGAATTTATAAAGAATTGGAGGAAAAGAAAACGGGCATAGAGGGTTGGGAAGATCGTGAATCGGCAATAAAAACAATTAAAGAAGCTCAAGAGAGATATATTAAAGAGGGCAAGAGATTTGCGTTGTAG
- a CDS encoding diadenylate cyclase: MKEQISKIFDFLITFLKQIGFAGFFDIAFMSLLIYSVLVWFKKTRAGFVLSGIIIISIIYLLARQFNLVLIYSVLQGFFAVIIIALIVIFQEELRRLFEKIAVLGLNPTFNKRSKSKDYPREVQILVKTLSDFANNRVGALIVLPGRDLIDLYLEGGVELNGDLSEPLLKSIFDPHSIGHDGAVIIENGKITMFSAHLPLSKNFQQLRYHGTRHAAALGLTEFTDALCLVVSEEQGAISVARNGILKQVGFDQFNLILHKFYEEIHPSSRAAVLNEFLVKNFKEKIIAIILTLALWFVLVYGSGLEYESFLVPIQTAPLQSEYKISEVEPKEVKVTFLGPRRSFFFTSEPEISLILNLPNVTAGRKTVTISDSNLNFPKGLSVEKIEPAKVKIKVDKITD; the protein is encoded by the coding sequence ATGAAAGAACAAATTTCAAAAATTTTTGACTTTTTGATAACATTTCTTAAGCAAATAGGTTTCGCAGGGTTCTTCGATATAGCTTTTATGTCTCTACTAATCTATTCGGTTCTTGTTTGGTTTAAAAAAACAAGGGCAGGATTTGTACTTTCCGGGATAATCATAATAAGCATAATATACCTTCTCGCCCGTCAGTTCAATCTAGTGCTGATTTATTCAGTCCTTCAGGGTTTTTTTGCCGTAATCATAATAGCTCTGATCGTGATTTTTCAGGAAGAGCTAAGACGCCTTTTTGAAAAAATAGCTGTTTTGGGGTTAAACCCAACATTCAATAAACGTTCAAAATCCAAAGATTATCCAAGAGAAGTACAAATATTGGTAAAAACCCTTAGTGATTTTGCCAATAATCGAGTAGGAGCCCTCATAGTTCTTCCTGGAAGGGATTTAATAGATTTGTACCTGGAAGGAGGGGTTGAATTAAACGGCGACCTAAGCGAACCACTCTTGAAGAGTATTTTTGACCCTCATTCAATAGGTCATGACGGTGCAGTAATTATAGAGAACGGAAAAATTACGATGTTTTCCGCTCATCTACCCCTATCAAAGAATTTTCAACAGCTACGTTATCATGGTACAAGACATGCCGCAGCTTTAGGTTTAACTGAATTCACCGATGCACTATGTTTGGTCGTTTCGGAGGAGCAAGGAGCAATCTCCGTAGCTCGTAATGGAATCCTAAAGCAGGTAGGGTTTGACCAATTTAACCTTATTCTTCACAAATTTTATGAAGAAATACATCCGTCCAGCAGGGCTGCTGTTTTGAATGAATTCTTGGTGAAAAATTTTAAAGAAAAGATTATTGCTATTATTTTGACCCTCGCACTCTGGTTTGTACTCGTATATGGGTCTGGATTGGAATATGAATCTTTTCTGGTCCCGATTCAGACTGCCCCTTTACAATCGGAATATAAAATTTCCGAAGTGGAACCCAAAGAGGTTAAGGTAACATTCTTAGGTCCCAGAAGATCCTTCTTTTTCACGAGTGAACCTGAAATTTCCTTGATACTAAATCTCCCCAATGTCACTGCAGGGCGCAAGACAGTAACTATATCAGACTCCAACCTTAATTTCCCAAAAGGTCTCTCAGTAGAAAAGATCGAACCAGCAAAGGTAAAAATAAAAGTAGATAAAATCACTGATTAA
- the mgtE gene encoding magnesium transporter, protein MMNGNSPLFPYVEKFFEYDPLTATRALETMDEDEAIEILKNLPPSVSVKIFHNLQVNYAAALLKEIPTNTFKEIVENLSPEQGAAIIVNIPEDIRKRLLECLSNKSRQMIQELLIFPVDSAGRIMTTNFIAFRTDIKVKDAIQRIRSLAFQKQTSSYVYVVDNGNRLVGVLNMRDLLLASPEAKLESAMIKDVFTINAFTDREEVANQLSSRRYFAAPVVDSDNKLLGIVNSDQLLSHVQQEATEDIQKMFGAGGNERVYSSIWFSLKKRLPWLHINLATAFLAGSVVSLFQDTIAKIAVLAVFLPVIAGQSGNAGLQSLAVVMRGLVMREIPPKNVPMLLIKEAKIGIFNGIIIGFVTAFISWIWKGKRYLGLVIGLAMILTLIIAGLAGAIIPLAMKTFGLDPAQSSSIILTTVTDVVGFFVFLSFAVIFQSYLI, encoded by the coding sequence ATGATGAATGGAAATAGTCCGTTATTTCCATATGTAGAAAAATTTTTTGAATATGATCCTCTTACAGCGACTCGCGCGCTTGAAACAATGGACGAAGATGAAGCGATTGAAATATTAAAAAATCTCCCACCGTCAGTGTCAGTGAAGATCTTCCACAATCTTCAAGTTAATTATGCTGCAGCATTACTCAAGGAAATTCCAACTAATACGTTTAAAGAAATTGTTGAGAACCTCAGCCCGGAACAGGGAGCAGCTATCATCGTTAACATTCCTGAAGACATACGAAAAAGGCTTTTGGAATGCCTATCAAATAAAAGCAGGCAAATGATTCAAGAGCTCTTGATATTCCCCGTAGACAGCGCTGGACGTATTATGACAACGAACTTCATAGCTTTTCGCACAGATATAAAGGTCAAAGATGCTATACAAAGAATACGATCATTAGCTTTCCAAAAACAGACCTCGTCATACGTTTACGTAGTAGACAATGGGAATCGCCTAGTCGGTGTATTAAATATGCGCGACCTGCTATTAGCATCGCCAGAGGCAAAGCTTGAATCGGCAATGATAAAGGACGTATTTACTATAAATGCATTCACCGACCGCGAGGAGGTCGCCAATCAGCTTTCATCTAGAAGGTACTTTGCTGCCCCGGTGGTAGATAGTGACAATAAATTGCTTGGAATTGTTAATTCAGATCAATTGCTCAGTCATGTGCAGCAGGAGGCGACGGAAGATATCCAGAAGATGTTTGGAGCTGGGGGGAATGAGCGAGTATATTCGTCAATATGGTTCTCACTGAAGAAGCGATTGCCATGGCTTCATATTAATCTTGCGACCGCATTTTTAGCAGGCTCGGTGGTCTCTCTGTTCCAAGACACAATCGCAAAGATCGCAGTCTTGGCTGTTTTCCTTCCTGTAATCGCGGGACAAAGTGGCAATGCTGGGCTTCAATCCCTCGCTGTTGTTATGAGGGGTCTTGTCATGAGGGAAATTCCACCAAAGAATGTGCCTATGCTACTCATAAAGGAAGCAAAGATTGGAATATTCAACGGGATAATAATTGGGTTTGTTACCGCGTTTATCTCATGGATATGGAAGGGAAAGCGTTATCTAGGTTTGGTTATTGGACTCGCAATGATTCTCACGTTGATAATAGCTGGATTAGCAGGGGCAATAATCCCCCTCGCCATGAAAACATTCGGTCTAGATCCCGCTCAGTCATCCAGCATAATATTGACCACGGTTACCGATGTGGTCGGGTTCTTCGTCTTTCTTAGCTTTGCGGTAATATTTCAGAGTTACCTCATATGA
- a CDS encoding glycerate kinase has product MDITRLRQDAITIFKHGIKAVDPANTIKHNLVVEDNRLDIQGKIYNLSAYENIFIIGMGKASAAMAKAIEDLLGNRIKGGIVNVKYGHSVPLKIVKANEAGHPVPDEAGLAGTNEIVQLLRQTGEKDLVFCLISGGGSALLPCPAEGISLEDKQHLTKALLDCGATIHEINCLRKQISKVKGGRLARLAYPSKLISLILSDVIGDNLDSIASGPTVPDKTTFADCFRILEKYKIHHEIPDPVLEYFEKGRRGEVEESPKADDRIFVRTQNIIIGSNKQALSAAKEQADKLGYNSLILSSFIEGETIEVAKVHAAIAKEILSTGNPVGKPACVVSGGETTVKIKGEGLGGRNQEFALAAAISIDGLEKVVILSVGTDGTDGPTEAAGAIADGSTLRRSKELGMVAEKYLRENNSYNFFKPLRDLIITGPTNTNVMDLRIIMVS; this is encoded by the coding sequence ATGGACATAACTAGATTAAGACAAGACGCCATAACGATATTCAAACATGGTATTAAGGCGGTCGACCCTGCCAATACAATTAAACATAATTTAGTGGTCGAAGATAACAGATTAGATATTCAGGGGAAAATATATAACCTGTCAGCATATGAAAACATCTTTATCATAGGCATGGGTAAAGCCTCTGCTGCAATGGCAAAAGCGATTGAAGATTTATTGGGCAACAGAATAAAGGGAGGCATAGTAAACGTTAAATACGGACACAGCGTTCCACTTAAGATTGTTAAAGCAAATGAAGCCGGCCATCCGGTGCCTGACGAGGCAGGGCTGGCAGGTACGAATGAAATTGTACAATTACTGAGACAGACTGGAGAAAAGGACCTAGTCTTTTGCTTGATCTCTGGCGGCGGTTCAGCTCTCCTGCCCTGTCCGGCTGAGGGCATAAGCTTGGAAGACAAGCAGCACTTAACCAAAGCACTACTAGATTGTGGTGCTACCATACATGAGATCAATTGCCTTCGTAAACAGATTTCGAAAGTCAAAGGTGGGAGATTAGCAAGGCTGGCTTATCCCTCAAAATTGATCTCCTTGATCCTGTCAGACGTCATCGGAGATAATTTAGACAGTATAGCCTCTGGTCCTACTGTACCGGACAAAACTACATTCGCAGACTGCTTTCGCATACTGGAAAAATACAAAATCCATCACGAGATTCCTGACCCTGTACTTGAATATTTTGAGAAGGGACGCCGGGGAGAGGTCGAAGAATCGCCAAAAGCCGATGATCGAATATTCGTAAGAACTCAAAATATCATCATTGGAAGTAACAAACAAGCGCTAAGCGCAGCGAAGGAGCAAGCAGATAAGCTTGGATATAACAGTCTTATTCTCTCATCATTTATTGAGGGCGAAACCATAGAAGTAGCCAAAGTCCACGCGGCAATAGCGAAAGAAATTCTGAGTACTGGAAATCCGGTTGGAAAGCCTGCATGCGTTGTATCGGGGGGCGAAACTACAGTTAAGATTAAAGGTGAAGGGTTGGGTGGTCGCAATCAAGAATTCGCATTGGCAGCGGCGATTTCAATCGACGGATTAGAAAAAGTAGTAATACTAAGTGTTGGCACGGATGGGACAGACGGCCCTACTGAGGCTGCGGGTGCGATAGCAGACGGGTCGACTTTAAGACGATCCAAGGAGTTGGGAATGGTCGCAGAAAAATATCTCAGAGAGAATAATTCCTACAATTTCTTCAAACCCTTAAGAGACTTGATCATTACAGGTCCCACAAATACAAACGTGATGGATTTGAGGATTATTATGGTATCATAA
- a CDS encoding glycosyltransferase, giving the protein MEFKKYSTALRENVHMWVDKIKTVDILVGIPCYNTEDTLGFVIEQIGKGLAQYFPNCKSAIFVSDGGSLDDTREHAYEAAIPENIQRRVTIYRGLPGKGTSFRAVFELALILKAKAIAVVDADLRSITPEWIKLLVEPVIENSAGFVAPYYRRHKFDGTITNQIVYPMTRALYGVDVRQPIGGDFGFSPELAAFYVKEDVWETDVARFGIDVWMTTCAINEGFKVVQTYLGTKVHNAKDPATDLGPMFRQVVSTLLYLMAKYESNWERDNPFQAIQINNKRDEEPQLEDVSVSLHNLHEEFVEGFSHFRPMYKDILDDEKMDRLEKIHESWSNGKEEVFDSDLWSKVLYDFAYVYQLWERNKRRLVDIITPLYFGRTKSYCQQVMKMDSDEAEEVVQEQARIFEHNKPYLLKRFSLWEEE; this is encoded by the coding sequence ATGGAATTCAAAAAATATTCTACGGCGCTTAGAGAAAACGTACACATGTGGGTAGATAAGATTAAAACCGTTGATATCTTGGTAGGTATTCCCTGCTATAACACAGAAGATACCCTTGGTTTTGTGATTGAGCAGATTGGAAAAGGACTAGCACAATACTTTCCGAACTGTAAATCTGCAATATTTGTCAGCGATGGAGGCTCTCTTGATGACACACGCGAACATGCATACGAAGCCGCTATACCTGAAAACATTCAAAGGAGAGTTACAATTTATCGCGGGCTTCCCGGAAAGGGAACATCTTTTAGAGCAGTTTTTGAACTAGCCTTAATCCTGAAGGCCAAGGCCATAGCCGTTGTTGATGCTGACTTAAGGAGTATCACGCCGGAATGGATAAAACTATTGGTTGAACCCGTAATCGAAAATTCTGCAGGATTCGTCGCCCCCTATTACCGCAGGCACAAGTTCGACGGAACAATAACTAATCAGATTGTATATCCAATGACAAGGGCTCTATACGGCGTTGATGTGCGACAGCCAATCGGGGGTGATTTTGGGTTTTCACCTGAGTTGGCAGCGTTTTATGTAAAAGAAGATGTATGGGAAACAGACGTTGCCAGATTCGGGATCGACGTCTGGATGACTACATGTGCCATAAATGAAGGATTTAAGGTTGTTCAAACATATCTTGGTACCAAGGTTCACAATGCCAAGGATCCAGCAACTGACCTTGGACCGATGTTCCGCCAGGTCGTTAGTACCCTGTTATATCTGATGGCTAAATATGAGAGCAACTGGGAAAGAGATAATCCGTTTCAAGCCATACAAATTAACAACAAGAGGGATGAAGAACCACAATTAGAAGATGTCTCCGTGAGTCTTCATAATCTACATGAAGAATTCGTTGAGGGATTTAGTCACTTTAGACCGATGTATAAGGATATCCTGGATGATGAAAAGATGGATAGGCTAGAAAAGATACACGAGAGTTGGAGTAATGGAAAAGAGGAGGTATTTGATTCGGATCTCTGGAGCAAAGTACTATATGACTTCGCATACGTATATCAGCTTTGGGAAAGAAACAAACGCCGTCTTGTTGACATAATTACTCCACTATACTTTGGTCGCACTAAAAGCTACTGTCAGCAGGTAATGAAAATGGACAGCGATGAGGCCGAAGAAGTCGTACAGGAGCAGGCCAGGATTTTTGAGCACAATAAGCCTTATCTACTTAAACGATTCTCACTATGGGAAGAAGAGTGA
- a CDS encoding mechanosensitive ion channel family protein, whose protein sequence is MSNVTSKFLNPAFLDQFIAWSMTSGTRIVLIIIGAFLVLKFSYIIIGRIEKLIAGREREFIAAIETEKRLNTLCNLLRKVVLIVVLLTSIMMILKEVGMDIAPIIAGAGIVGLAVGFGAQNLVRDIISGFFILSENQIRVGDVGIINGTGGLVEEINLRTIVIRDLEGTVHIFPNGTIETLSNRSKGWSRYVVDVGVAYKENVDDVMKVLNEIGERLSKDEHFGPLILEPLQILGVDDFGDSEVTIKCMIKTLPLKQWDVGRELRRRIKNTFDEMGIEIPFPHLSLYFGEASKPFNLNVNQTDASKAA, encoded by the coding sequence ATGAGTAATGTTACATCAAAGTTTCTAAATCCAGCTTTTTTAGACCAATTCATCGCCTGGTCTATGACCTCAGGCACCAGGATCGTTTTAATTATAATAGGTGCTTTTTTAGTTCTGAAATTTTCTTACATCATAATTGGAAGAATTGAGAAACTAATAGCAGGTCGTGAAAGAGAATTCATAGCCGCAATTGAAACGGAAAAAAGGTTGAATACCCTTTGCAACTTATTGAGGAAAGTAGTCCTTATTGTTGTGCTGTTAACTTCGATCATGATGATTCTTAAAGAAGTAGGAATGGATATAGCACCGATCATAGCAGGCGCCGGTATTGTGGGCCTTGCAGTTGGTTTTGGAGCACAGAATCTTGTGCGGGACATTATAAGTGGTTTCTTTATCCTTTCGGAAAATCAGATTCGGGTTGGCGACGTGGGGATAATCAATGGAACAGGTGGACTGGTAGAAGAGATTAACCTAAGGACAATTGTGATTAGAGACTTAGAGGGAACGGTACATATTTTCCCCAACGGTACTATAGAGACATTATCCAACAGAAGTAAGGGGTGGTCCCGCTATGTAGTCGACGTGGGTGTCGCATACAAGGAGAATGTGGATGACGTAATGAAGGTGTTAAACGAAATTGGAGAGAGGTTATCTAAGGATGAACACTTTGGACCACTTATATTGGAACCACTTCAAATTCTTGGAGTCGATGACTTTGGTGATTCAGAAGTGACGATCAAATGTATGATTAAGACACTACCATTGAAACAGTGGGACGTAGGTAGGGAACTCAGAAGGAGAATTAAGAACACCTTTGACGAAATGGGTATCGAGATTCCTTTCCCGCATTTAAGTCTCTATTTCGGTGAAGCAAGTAAGCCGTTTAATTTAAATGTAAATCAGACCGATGCATCTAAAGCAGCTTGA
- a CDS encoding aminotransferase class V-fold PLP-dependent enzyme, with protein MAEISLKKSSLATYRVEFPVTKKFIYLDHAAVAPLSKRVKDTVEKFLTEATESAFFKYSYWMDRVEEIRGNCAELVGSEKEEIAFIKNTSHGISLVAEGLDWREGDNVMVFEKEFPSNIYPWLNLERRGVKVKFIPARGNMIHMDDIEKMIDTNTRLLSISSVQFSNGFRVDLERLGELCRRKKVLLFVDAIQSLGMVPMNVRELGIDFLASDGHKWLLGPEGAGIFYCRHELAELLKPSLIGWKSVVNENDYDHIDFRLKTNSLKFEEGSLNVMGIMALGAAVDLLLEVGIDRISERILDLGDIIFEESEKRGLEMKSPMDRKYRAGINSIMGKFDPIGVKDRLRALGILVNVRSGAIRVAPHFYNTEDEILRFFSELDKLM; from the coding sequence ATGGCTGAGATTAGCTTAAAAAAAAGTTCTCTTGCCACCTACAGGGTTGAATTTCCCGTAACGAAAAAATTCATTTATCTCGACCATGCCGCAGTTGCGCCACTGTCAAAAAGGGTCAAGGATACCGTAGAAAAATTCTTAACAGAAGCGACCGAGTCAGCTTTTTTTAAATATAGTTACTGGATGGATAGGGTCGAGGAAATCAGGGGAAACTGTGCCGAGTTAGTTGGTTCTGAGAAAGAGGAAATTGCATTCATCAAAAATACCTCTCATGGTATTTCATTAGTTGCTGAAGGGCTTGATTGGAGGGAGGGTGATAACGTTATGGTTTTTGAAAAAGAGTTTCCCTCTAACATTTATCCGTGGCTGAATCTAGAGAGAAGGGGCGTTAAGGTGAAGTTTATTCCTGCAAGGGGAAATATGATTCATATGGATGATATTGAGAAAATGATAGATACGAATACGAGACTCCTTTCTATTAGCTCAGTGCAGTTTTCTAATGGATTTAGGGTTGATTTGGAAAGGTTGGGTGAACTGTGTAGGAGGAAAAAGGTTTTACTTTTTGTAGACGCGATTCAGAGCTTAGGAATGGTTCCAATGAATGTGAGGGAGTTAGGAATTGATTTTCTTGCGTCAGACGGACACAAGTGGCTACTCGGCCCAGAGGGGGCCGGGATATTTTATTGCCGACATGAACTTGCCGAGCTCTTAAAACCTTCTCTTATAGGGTGGAAGAGTGTTGTAAATGAGAACGATTACGATCATATAGACTTTCGACTCAAAACCAATTCGCTTAAATTTGAAGAAGGCTCACTCAATGTTATGGGAATCATGGCTCTGGGTGCGGCGGTTGATCTACTCCTTGAAGTCGGGATTGACAGGATCAGCGAAAGGATACTTGACCTTGGAGATATAATATTCGAGGAATCGGAAAAGAGGGGATTGGAAATGAAGTCCCCAATGGACAGAAAGTATAGGGCTGGGATTAATTCTATCATGGGGAAGTTTGATCCTATTGGTGTTAAAGATAGATTAAGGGCTCTTGGCATATTGGTTAATGTTAGGAGTGGGGCGATTCGAGTGGCACCCCATTTCTATAATACAGAGGATGAGATTCTGAGGTTTTTTTCTGAGTTGGATAAATTAATGTGA